Genomic segment of Thermogemmata fonticola:
CAGCCGGCAGCAGCAACCCGATCAGGATCGCTATGATGGCAATGACCACCAGCAGCTCAATCAGCGTAAACCCACGTCGCACACGGTACATGATCAACCCTCCCACAAGGGACCATGACAAAAAAGACAGGGAGAGAAACCAGGATTCGGATGAGAACCGCTCCCATCCAAATTAGCTCGCGTATGAGCCGTTACGTGGACTCACTTGATATCAAAGTCAAACTGGTTGTTGTTGTTCGCTTGGACTTCCCGGACGATATCGCTGCGGACATTATACTTTTCCGGAATCAGTTCCTTCTGCAATTCGCTGACGCCAGGCGGTTCGTCGGGATTCTTGGGAGCGCTGCCACCCGCAGCCGCTGAGATCATGACCTTATACTTCCCCGGCGCCAATCCTCCGCCAGGCGGTGACTCATACTTGCCATCCTTGATGGGAATCGAGGCACGGGTCCCACCAGTACCACCTTCCGGAGTGAACATGATCACTCCTTCAGCCAAGGGTGCTCCCTTGAAGGTTACTGTGCCGAACACCTTGTAATTCTGCGGTCCTTTTTTCCCGCAACCGACCAGACCTACAGCCATCAAGCATCCCGCGATCCCTGCTACAATCCTGATGCTCCCGACCATCCAGTTAGCTCCTTTCCTGTTCAGGAAGTGAACTCAATTCCCCTATAATTACACTCATTCTTTCCACGCTGGCGCATGGCTGCCATGCAAGGCCGAGGTTATTCCGGTTTGTCGACTCTTTTCTGAGGATCGCCATGTGTCGCGACTTCTGCATCAGCATGATATCCCTGATGGTAATGCCCTGCAAGGGCCATCGTGTTTTTTTGAGATTCTAGGTGGTCTTCGCTGCCCCCAAGGATAGTACGCATGGGACAGCATAGGATGGAATCCCTCAGGCCGTCGTTCGATGATGATAGGGTGCGAAGGAAACAAAGATGTCGAGACCAGTGAGATGCTTCCAGACACCCTAGCCCAATTTTGACTTGCACAGCAGCGGAAGCTATGGTAAGAATTGTCAATAGTACTATCTCGTACAGTATAAGGGCATGTCTTTTCTGGGAGCAGATATGTCCCGCATGAAGTTGCCGAGCATGGGGGAAATTCATCGTCTGGGTCGGCTGGAGCCGCGGCAACGAGCGGTGCTCAAACTTCGCACCGGTTGCGCCCCCCTCAACGCTGAAGAACTGGCCTTCGTGATTCCCGAACGGCGGGAAGAAGCCGCGGTGGTACGCCCTCGGACCCTTCAGGAAGTGGGCAATCTCTTGGGGCTAACTCGCGAGCGCATCCGGCAAATCCAGGATTCTGCTTTGCGGACCTTGGAACAGGAGGAAGAAGAAGCGGTGGTTCGGCGGCGCGGACGGCGCAAGGTCTCTCGCTAAGTTCCCGCGGAGTCAGGGAGCGGGGGACTTGGTCCTCCCCAATACCATCATCTAAGAGCCTGCTGGCGATCAGCAATGGGTCTAACGACCCCAGGCTGGGAGGTTCAGGGACATTCCCATTCTTCAGACTGGGAAAGGTGCGTCAGAGAAAGTAGGTGTGGATCGCCCAATCTGATGCTTTGTTACCCCTTTCAGGAGTCAGCCATGCGCTACGAATTAGTCAACCCCGGTCCATTTGTTATGCTCAAGGTCCAGTTGGACCTGGGAGAATCGCTCAAAGCAGAAGCTGGTTCGATGGTCGCTATGAGTGACACTGTGGATGTAGAAGGGAAGATGGAAGGGGGTATCCTCAAAGGTTTGGGCCGGATGCTCGCGGGAGAATCGTTCTTTTTCCAGACTCTGACAGCCCGCCGCGGCCCCGGTGAGGTGCTGCTGGCTCACGAGTTACCGGGAGAAATCTATCCGATCACGCTAGACGGCCGGACCAACTACATCCTCCAAAAAGACGGCTTCTTTGCCGCCAGCCGGGAGGTTGAGATCAGCACGAAGGTACAAAATCTTCTCAAGGGTCTCTTTTCGGGTGAAGGGTTTTTCGTTCTGCGGGCCAGTGGCATGGGAACGCTTTTTGTGAGTTCCTATGGGGCGATCCATCCGATCGACTTATCCGAGGGACAAGAGTTTGTTGTGGATAACGGCCATCTCGTAGCCTGGCCGGAAACCATGGAGTACAAGATTCAGAAGGCTTCCAGCGGGTGGATTTCCTCCCTCACATCCGGTGAAGGTTTGGTCTGCCGCTTCCGTGGTCCGGGCCGCGTGCTGATCCAAACCCGCAATCCTGGGGGCTTCATCGCCTGGATTACGCAATTTCTACCGAAACGTTGAGCATCCTGTAGCCCTAGTTGTCGGCATTCGCCTCCGGTATCCAATTCCAGGGCGTACCTCGCTCAAGCCCCGAGGCGCAGGCGAAGGAAGGCCAGTTGCCGCCGGCGCAACTCCGGCGGCCCTGCCGGGTCGAAAGGCAGCAGGATCGGTTCATTTCCCTCATGGGGGCCGTGCGTGCGAACCAAATAACGTAACACCTCAAAGGCGCGTTGCCGGAGGAGCAGTTCCTGGCGTTCCAGAGCATCCAGGAGTAAGGGTACGGCCCGCGGTCCGCTGCGAACCAACTGCACAGTTGCCTGCGACAGCGCTGCATCATCGATCAGCGCCTCGATGGCTAAGCGGAGGCGTTCCAACTCCAGAAGTTCTAGCGGTAAGTGGTGCTCGTCGCGGACCGACGGTCCTGTTTCAGGACCCCGGCTTGACACAGCTCCCGAAGTTGGACTGGCGGCCAGGGCGGCACTCGCCGCGGATTGTAAGACGGACTCCACATTGCGGTTAGCACGGGCGGCCATCTGCCGGGTGAATCCGTCCTCCTCAAAACTTCGACCCAAGTATGCTTTGATGGCGATCTCGTCATTGACCAGTTGGTGGGGAGTGCCGTGAGTGACGACCTGGCCATCGGTAATCAGATAGACCCGGTCGGCGGTGCGGAAGACCTCTCGGACATTGTGGTCGGTGATGAGGATGCCAATGCCGGATCGGGCCAGCTCGCGGATATTATGGCGAATATCTTCCGTGGTCAGGGGGTCGACCGCGGCGAAGGGTTCATCCAGGAGGATCAGCAGCGGCTCGCACACGAGGCAGCGGGCAATCTCCAGGCGGCGTTTTTCCCCCCCGGAGCAGCGGGCCGCAATGTTGGAACGGACATGTTCGA
This window contains:
- a CDS encoding sigma factor-like helix-turn-helix DNA-binding protein, giving the protein MSRMKLPSMGEIHRLGRLEPRQRAVLKLRTGCAPLNAEELAFVIPERREEAAVVRPRTLQEVGNLLGLTRERIRQIQDSALRTLEQEEEEAVVRRRGRRKVSR
- a CDS encoding TIGR00266 family protein → MRYELVNPGPFVMLKVQLDLGESLKAEAGSMVAMSDTVDVEGKMEGGILKGLGRMLAGESFFFQTLTARRGPGEVLLAHELPGEIYPITLDGRTNYILQKDGFFAASREVEISTKVQNLLKGLFSGEGFFVLRASGMGTLFVSSYGAIHPIDLSEGQEFVVDNGHLVAWPETMEYKIQKASSGWISSLTSGEGLVCRFRGPGRVLIQTRNPGGFIAWITQFLPKR
- the lptB gene encoding LPS export ABC transporter ATP-binding protein, which encodes MALLEVQGLVKVFGRREVVKGVSFEVQAGEVVGLLGPNGAGKTTSFRMATGQLTPNAGRVLFNGEDVTHLPMYQRARRGMGYLSQEPSVFRKLTVEQNLLAILEALPRSRTLGRPLTRRERRQRTEEALRRFKLEHVRSNIAARCSGGEKRRLEIARCLVCEPLLILLDEPFAAVDPLTTEDIRHNIRELARSGIGILITDHNVREVFRTADRVYLITDGQVVTHGTPHQLVNDEIAIKAYLGRSFEEDGFTRQMAARANRNVESVLQSAASAALAASPTSGAVSSRGPETGPSVRDEHHLPLELLELERLRLAIEALIDDAALSQATVQLVRSGPRAVPLLLDALERQELLLRQRAFEVLRYLVRTHGPHEGNEPILLPFDPAGPPELRRRQLAFLRLRLGA